One genomic region from Rattus norvegicus strain BN/NHsdMcwi chromosome 10, GRCr8, whole genome shotgun sequence encodes:
- the Jpt2 gene encoding jupiter microtubule associated homolog 2, with protein sequence MFRGADGQASKSGFRSMKPPGGESNDIFGSPEEGVPSSKPHRMASNIFGPTEEPKNIPKRTNPPGGKGSGIFDESTPVQTRQRLNPPGGKTSDIFGSPVTATAPLAHPNKPKDHVLLCEGEDCKSDLKAATNSTPRGEQGEKGSSTEAEPAKIPEPIPTVDSHEPRLGPRPRSHNKVLNPPGGKSSISFY encoded by the exons ATCCATGAAACCCCCGGGAGGAGAGTCGAACGATATTTTTGGAAGCCCAGAAGAAGGTGTTCCTTCAAGCAAGCCTCATAGGATGGCATCTAATATTTTTGGACCAACCGAAGAACCTAAAAACATACCCAAGAGGACAAATCCTCCAG GAGGCAAAGGAAGTGGAATCTTTGATGAATCAACTCCTGTGCAAACTCGACAACGTCTGAATCCACCCGGTGGAAAGACCAGTGACATATTTGGGTCGCCAGTCACTGCCACTGCACCTCTGGCACACCCAAACAAGCCCAAG GATCATGTCTTGCTGTGTGAAGGTGAAGACTGTAAGTCTGACCTGAAAG CTGCAACAAACTCCACACCCAGAGGAGAGCAGGGCGAGAAAGGAAGCTCAACAGAAGCAGAGCCTGCAAAGATACCGGAGCCCATACCTACAGTTGACAGTCATGAGCCCAGACTGGGGCCTCGACCTCGCTCCCACAACAAAGTCCTGAACCCACCAGGAGGCAAATCCAGCATCTCCTTCTATTGA
- the Jpt2 gene encoding jupiter microtubule associated homolog 2 isoform X1, with protein sequence MKPPGGESNDIFGSPEEGVPSSKPHRMASNIFGPTEEPKNIPKRTNPPGGKGSGIFDESTPVQTRQRLNPPGGKTSDIFGSPVTATAPLAHPNKPKDHVLLCEGEDCKSDLKAATNSTPRGEQGEKGSSTEAEPAKIPEPIPTVDSHEPRLGPRPRSHNKVLNPPGGKSSISFY encoded by the exons ATGAAACCCCCGGGAGGAGAGTCGAACGATATTTTTGGAAGCCCAGAAGAAGGTGTTCCTTCAAGCAAGCCTCATAGGATGGCATCTAATATTTTTGGACCAACCGAAGAACCTAAAAACATACCCAAGAGGACAAATCCTCCAG GAGGCAAAGGAAGTGGAATCTTTGATGAATCAACTCCTGTGCAAACTCGACAACGTCTGAATCCACCCGGTGGAAAGACCAGTGACATATTTGGGTCGCCAGTCACTGCCACTGCACCTCTGGCACACCCAAACAAGCCCAAG GATCATGTCTTGCTGTGTGAAGGTGAAGACTGTAAGTCTGACCTGAAAG CTGCAACAAACTCCACACCCAGAGGAGAGCAGGGCGAGAAAGGAAGCTCAACAGAAGCAGAGCCTGCAAAGATACCGGAGCCCATACCTACAGTTGACAGTCATGAGCCCAGACTGGGGCCTCGACCTCGCTCCCACAACAAAGTCCTGAACCCACCAGGAGGCAAATCCAGCATCTCCTTCTATTGA